Proteins encoded by one window of Cyclobacteriaceae bacterium:
- a CDS encoding type II toxin-antitoxin system VapC family toxin, whose amino-acid sequence MTESLVDTDILYFYFKGDPKVISKFNDYLQRFDVINISIITYYEILGGLNFKKAEKQLKEFEEFIANNTIIHISEESAKISGNIYADLRQKGITIGTSDILIAGIAIENELTLITNNERHYASIHGLKIENWKK is encoded by the coding sequence GTGACGGAATCTCTTGTTGATACAGACATTCTATATTTCTATTTCAAAGGAGACCCAAAAGTAATTAGTAAGTTCAACGACTATTTACAGAGATTTGATGTGATCAACATTTCAATAATTACCTATTACGAAATCCTCGGTGGACTAAACTTCAAGAAAGCAGAAAAACAGTTAAAAGAATTTGAAGAATTCATAGCTAACAATACGATTATCCATATTTCAGAAGAATCCGCCAAAATATCCGGCAATATTTATGCAGACTTAAGGCAAAAGGGAATCACCATAGGCACCTCAGATATTTTAATAGCAGGAATTGCCATTGAAAACGAGTTGACGCTGATTACAAATAATGAAAGACATTACGCCTCCATTCATGGGTTGAAGATTGAGAACTGGAAAAAGTAG
- a CDS encoding helix-turn-helix transcriptional regulator: MKVRTLAEMKDKYIGKAGSKERDEYEYEYELRMDVLGKMIKAARQERNLTQEELGRLVGVQKAQISKLESSTNSATIDTVIRVFKALKADINFHVKIEDNFVRLA; this comes from the coding sequence ATGAAAGTACGCACACTTGCAGAAATGAAAGACAAGTACATCGGTAAAGCGGGCAGCAAGGAGAGAGATGAATATGAATATGAATATGAACTTCGTATGGACGTTCTTGGAAAAATGATTAAAGCCGCCAGGCAGGAACGTAACCTTACACAAGAAGAATTGGGAAGACTCGTAGGAGTACAAAAGGCACAAATATCTAAACTTGAAAGCAGCACAAATAGTGCAACAATTGACACGGTCATTCGGGTTTTCAAGGCATTAAAAGCCGACATCAACTTTCATGTAAAAATTGAAGATAATTTTGTTAGGCTGGCCTAA
- the menB gene encoding 1,4-dihydroxy-2-naphthoyl-CoA synthase, with protein sequence MNLKYPWKPIKEYKEILFHKYEGIARISINRPQVHNAFTPLTVQEMIDAMHICREDADIRVVVLTGEGGKAFCSGGDQSVRGHGGYVGQDATPRLNVLDLQKMIRSIPKPVIAAVAGWAIGGGHVLHVVCDLSIAAENARFGQTGPKVGSFDGGFGASYLARIVGQKKAREIWYLCDQYDAQEALDMGLVNKVVPLDQLEETYVSWCKKIIAKSPLAIRMLKASFNAELDGQAGIQELAGNATLLYYLSDEAKEGKNAFLEKREPDWDKFPKFP encoded by the coding sequence ATGAATCTTAAGTATCCCTGGAAACCGATTAAAGAATACAAAGAGATTTTGTTTCACAAATATGAAGGCATTGCGCGCATCAGCATCAACCGTCCGCAGGTGCACAACGCCTTTACGCCTCTTACCGTGCAGGAAATGATTGACGCCATGCACATCTGTCGCGAAGATGCCGATATACGTGTAGTGGTATTAACCGGAGAAGGTGGCAAAGCCTTTTGTAGTGGTGGTGATCAGAGTGTGCGCGGCCATGGCGGGTATGTTGGGCAGGATGCCACTCCTCGCCTAAACGTGCTCGATCTTCAGAAAATGATCCGCTCCATCCCCAAGCCCGTTATCGCGGCAGTAGCCGGTTGGGCAATTGGTGGTGGCCATGTGTTGCATGTGGTTTGCGACCTATCCATTGCCGCTGAAAATGCCCGCTTTGGTCAGACCGGTCCTAAGGTTGGCAGCTTTGATGGCGGTTTTGGTGCTTCCTATTTGGCTCGTATTGTTGGTCAAAAGAAAGCCCGTGAGATCTGGTACCTGTGCGATCAATACGATGCGCAGGAAGCGTTGGATATGGGGTTGGTGAACAAGGTCGTTCCACTTGATCAATTAGAAGAAACCTATGTATCCTGGTGCAAAAAAATAATTGCCAAGAGTCCGTTGGCCATTCGTATGCTCAAAGCTTCGTTTAACGCAGAACTTGATGGTCAGGCTGGCATACAGGAACTAGCCGGTAATGCTACGCTGTTGTATTACCTCAGCGATGAAGCCAAAGAAGGTAAAAATGCCTTCCTTGAAAAGCGCGAGCCTGACTGGGATAAATTTCCTAAGTTTCCATAG
- a CDS encoding type II toxin-antitoxin system RelE/ParE family toxin — translation MRYFNTLFLEEADEFIASLKTKTAKKVLYNIDLAEQTNDPRLFKKLQKDIWEFRTKYEGQQVRLLAFWDKTSKVQTLVIATHGFIKKVSKVPENEIDRDVRIKEQYFRSKTKN, via the coding sequence ATGAGATACTTTAACACCTTATTTTTAGAAGAGGCAGACGAATTTATAGCCTCCCTAAAAACAAAGACTGCTAAGAAAGTACTTTACAACATTGACCTGGCAGAACAGACAAATGATCCACGGCTTTTTAAAAAACTACAAAAAGATATCTGGGAGTTTAGAACCAAGTACGAAGGACAACAGGTACGGCTTTTGGCATTTTGGGATAAAACAAGTAAAGTGCAAACCTTGGTCATTGCAACTCATGGATTCATTAAGAAGGTTAGTAAAGTTCCCGAAAATGAAATTGATAGAGATGTACGAATCAAAGAACAATACTTCAGAAGTAAAACAAAAAATTAA
- a CDS encoding AMP-binding protein, whose translation MYPYTSIQLNHREVLIDSILKREFQSENNFEQSTLAFINDWLSGTASFSFQTSGSTGTPKLFTFTRQQMQRSAARTVKALGLQPGDKALVCLNTQYIAGKMMLVRALEYQLPLTIIDPTSNPFGQLPSNYQPDFMAVVPMQLKSLVENQKNYPRLNNMKAILVGGAAIGISLRNDLQKLSCPVYETYGMTETLSNVALRLTNTTSKTEQFSPLEGVNITIDNRGCLVIHDSIQPEPLVTNDLGEVDSNGNFIWLGRFDNVINTGGIKVYPEKVEQALEQHLSKFTPTFNYFIGSTPDDRFGQVVTLFVDKNALSQTDLKRIITKVNSLPSGPEKPKRIALIGIWRLTETGKTDRKHIISSLPDPKNQIIDTFVKQG comes from the coding sequence GTGTATCCGTATACTTCCATTCAACTGAATCATCGCGAGGTATTAATAGACTCAATCCTTAAGCGGGAGTTTCAGTCTGAAAATAATTTTGAACAATCAACCCTTGCATTCATAAACGATTGGCTTTCAGGAACAGCATCGTTCTCTTTCCAAACCAGCGGCTCAACGGGCACACCCAAACTTTTCACCTTTACCCGACAACAGATGCAACGAAGCGCTGCCCGAACAGTCAAGGCACTTGGATTGCAACCGGGAGATAAAGCGCTGGTGTGTCTGAACACCCAGTACATTGCCGGGAAAATGATGCTGGTTCGGGCGTTGGAATATCAGCTACCATTAACCATAATTGATCCAACATCAAATCCCTTCGGGCAACTTCCATCCAACTATCAACCCGATTTCATGGCCGTTGTTCCGATGCAGTTGAAGTCGCTTGTTGAAAATCAAAAAAATTATCCACGATTAAACAACATGAAGGCCATATTGGTCGGTGGCGCTGCTATTGGTATATCTCTTAGAAATGATCTGCAAAAATTAAGCTGCCCGGTATACGAAACCTATGGCATGACGGAGACCCTCTCCAACGTTGCCCTCAGGCTAACAAATACGACATCCAAAACCGAACAATTCTCTCCACTCGAGGGAGTTAATATCACTATCGACAACAGGGGTTGCCTGGTCATCCACGATAGTATCCAGCCTGAGCCACTCGTTACCAACGATTTGGGAGAAGTTGATTCAAATGGCAACTTTATTTGGCTCGGCAGGTTTGATAACGTGATTAACACCGGGGGCATTAAAGTCTACCCGGAGAAAGTCGAGCAAGCCCTGGAACAACACCTGAGCAAATTCACCCCTACGTTCAACTATTTTATCGGCTCTACACCCGATGACAGATTTGGCCAGGTTGTTACACTTTTTGTGGATAAGAATGCATTGTCGCAAACCGACCTCAAAAGGATTATTACGAAAGTGAACTCGCTGCCCTCAGGCCCTGAAAAACCTAAAAGAATAGCGCTTATCGGCATTTGGAGGCTAACCGAAACAGGCAAAACAGACCGAAAACACATCATTTCTTCTTTACCAGACCCAAAAAATCAAATAATTGACACTTTCGTAAAACAGGGTTAA
- a CDS encoding response regulator transcription factor, with protein sequence MKKVLVIEDDEPLCWLLEKILGQTYEVFIMHDGMEALSWLSSGNTPDLIISDIRMPSLDGVQLLENLKQSGLYKDIPVIILSSFEDPRKRKECMDLGATDYFIKPFEPQHLVSRVKEIFFKNMIVKK encoded by the coding sequence ATGAAGAAGGTACTGGTCATCGAAGATGACGAGCCTTTGTGCTGGCTGCTGGAGAAAATCCTTGGCCAAACGTACGAAGTTTTTATTATGCATGATGGAATGGAAGCATTGTCCTGGTTATCTTCGGGCAATACACCAGACCTGATTATTTCCGATATTCGCATGCCGTCTCTTGACGGGGTGCAATTGCTGGAGAACCTGAAGCAAAGTGGGCTGTACAAGGATATTCCTGTTATCATCCTGTCGAGCTTTGAAGATCCGCGAAAGCGTAAAGAGTGTATGGACCTGGGGGCCACCGATTATTTTATCAAGCCCTTTGAGCCACAACACCTGGTAAGCCGGGTAAAGGAAATATTTTTTAAGAATATGATCGTTAAGAAATGA